A single Neospora caninum Liverpool complete genome, chromosome VIIb DNA region contains:
- a CDS encoding putative PX domain-containing protein, translating to MAAFYDAGRHEEGIDSGGRHMLKIYEGVSTESTLEEGDMSRATQQFHDEAPIPFSVTIPRAEVVNSGAWLTHMSYLVQFSDMGLVRTVRRRFSDFQRLAQDLDHLLSHPCAHVLCATSPRPPAGPRRTQKSNQTPGLALLRPAGGDSPAPSGPWGYLGAKTPAVSPPSQSETHECQGTGESCGANASFCERDSEDEACDTHRSPSFPFLVSAGEQPVRFLSVEQGDGVGPLTSDGSLNPFLASQFPSHPGLGNGYSGSCASPCRGECAAKGSIVSVLPPKRLFGNMDPAFVEERRRELERFLHLLLLREEVFLLSPFWNFFEADHASALLASFFILTAPARRRSGRHDSTALGVLQETLWRLRELVCGALRDEAERLSRLRDIREGDGGAAVENASTRTQSEWLYPDPGDRGWPVSALDSSSIRPCPNTHGGVPLSSWREGKGMRCHLGENASLSEPPPTSCQDFSDSSAARTPNTSEHLQADARGNRDTPGGARGRVILPVGRGEAELWRLCHPQFVLRLLCMIADGPYLPAYVQLQVVDLLCLLLSLSPPCLLPLLVQAHAFELVFRLLEYTAASVNAEISRDLSRSQSFRKQSSRASTSSLGTQRPCAQEERGLTSCSFRQRREASASGASSSSERESDNMHRRRETDRESSEEPAEEVAFRPAARKPRYVERLGRRLRRRAHRHATPSAPFVCAREEGNGQGDGQTVDCDEHLRVRIEVADACMRLGARLVELCPDEFFFFLKSKEGLLRLRDLLRQKMQKRPARNRSHYRETSRDSRRGHSEERRRHRASSLSSGRRQPSQSYSRELSEADDPGRVGAEGEVVEGERAGRSRGSAERRGRRERQGDAAFHGMDGSQVHRQTALPENDGTDEADTDATGDEAANDSESSSNASLESYLSEEQEDLSSASPLLSALRRRAARRMLLCMLPVSAVPGDRTLRVAAAGQSARQEARRRRGQRRSCRAASPSSVSSCSRDWDGRSDAERTAASARLRGEEAICQDGDTVPRRSSKEHASRFERRPVFHGSRPASPHWNVHAHAAASCGVWDPSGSASSRCSAFSCSRSVSSSSRVAREGLRLSGAMCPAGAGGRARSRGSENRVEGCTPEDDSLSPMRQRGALRLPKEALRRAFKGRLHCFVAFLLWISLPLVGVGRALTSPQSLGLEILSLLYKSRHDTSSRILCALLLASLLRSCDSSFFAEDGGRRARLQQLLSHSLPRKPTFLSFAPLGLAESPQVASPAASPSRPRASRGDTLDAGHGTKKDVHARAQQAAEAIGTLPLLLVTRALRQPAEAELPSRGVSSGLLFYILSRPMAPRLLPLLSLSSSSSRPGSSPLLSPSEKAGSCSSPASAVSPSGVQQEETREIRAACEMEICLFVCWLLGILVSQGNPVYACLKREAEREDGEKRVLGDTGACRQPDRPSLVICRKPRSLSSFASAFTPASSSHIPASQSSTEVAYVPGASPSRPRGRDAAVLASALSPGDRRAVPSPSRRSPGDFPEPLHRNPLLPETQPQPRVESAESAARLAGADRESQKSTSSRAPGDSRRLRPSSQTLPGRGGLPFLSSLLPAFFAPVAPPASACSGNLPAELPVSSSCALDSLPHRSYFSLLLSCRRFIPLLFRLLQRSPSLTLQRLVAFVLLWLPEWHAHAFDGESAETGEGRLVPGASGGGRDARAASGDGGRQFPENASGGTREGGEIRKRRAADEGEGERWGRKRENGEGQEAEERFEQRHHTVDQPDAVLGEDASAPREWEGDDERKARLHGRRTRSSSPAERIEEPRETSQTLNGSSASFSFPVSVSSSSQREARVDGRQEDKARHAEENAARRTSPSAFSCPDISLLRGRVTACLLLMQQVQEEGDAQTRRLEREKKALQSLEELVSGRRSPLRRWGPACEGRGAAIQRHLRGRGKTEGPRSEAQTRDRSEDGREEASVHAQSCERSPNLHISAAPLDPSSSGVSFSRLPDASSPQARDAPGAENEEGLSEEKRGRREGRGKRFERNGEEEVWALFQKLGALRRTRTEMKRQTRHAVDFLTTTRGKLESLHLYASSVEHLCTSKILPLSGALAAMDEGHCRLSLSLAEKARKEEETKRAVQRQGEQELVALKLLQACTERTTAAKREAMRTRNEWMEVEQLIAAAPQRRQQLEEQVDYRMQILNRLREKHAEEKLRLQQLRLENQRLTQQRTQDEAEVRQIAAALEAYTDALNRRQESRAAEAPSAPGPALSSHPPAAVCGNAQSEEDSRWPPLTPFVRLLPPRLQTLPDLLHLVSVSEGHQGRTPPSPNASSSGWSPSRGESCLRFLRLLEHLLATRRDKLGEGEEGEEARYHEALSLEEHVESAAREIESHERQLDRLRASISEQTNHTSLLKKAETRQADVRRCDAEVSRLVEEEQAARRRHVKEKEAHAKARAALLVEADARRGAAASLEDHERQSAAQKEQMNLFLCRGEHELRLLFILLQRIEENLGLMKKERRRIEAALKEERRSRGSLVAQIHRTTSQLSGLCAHLERIDGDEYVAAI from the exons ATGGCAGCATTCTACGATGCTGGCCGCCACGAAGAGGGCATCGATAGCGGAGGCCGGCATATGCTGAAGATCTACGAAGGCGTCTCGACAGAGTCTACGcttgaggaaggcgacaTGTCTCGTGCAACCCAACAGTTCCACGATGAAGCGCCAATTCCATTCTCTGTGACGATTCCGCGAGCGGAGGTGGTGAACTCTGGGGCGTGGCTCACCCATATGAGTTACTTGGTGCAGTTTTCTGACATGGGGTTGGTCCGTACCGTTCGCCGACGCTTCAGTGACTTCCAGCGCTTAGCTCAGGACCTCGATCATCTTCTTTCTCATCCTTGCGCTCACGTTCTCTGTGCGACTTCCCCTCGCCCTCCGGCTGGCCCTCGAAGGACACAAAAGAGCAATCAGACGCCGGGACTGGCTCTCTTGAGACCCGCTGGCGGAGACAGTCCAGCGCCTTCGGGCCCGTGGGGGTATCTTGGTGCTAAGACTCCGGCGGTTTCTCCACCCTCGCAGTCTGAGACTCACGAATGCCAAGGCACGGGGGAGAGTTGCGGAGCAAATGCGTCTTTCTGTGAAAGGGActcggaagacgaggcgtgCGACACACACCGCTCTCCatcctttcctttcctcgtctcagCTGGCGAGCAGcctgttcgttttctctctgttgagCAAGGAGACGGGGTCGGGCCTCTCACTTCGGACGGCTCTCTAAATCCTTTTCTGGCTTCGCAGTTCCCGAGCCACCCCGGTCTGGGTAATGGCTACAGTGGATCCTGCGCCTCCCCGTGCCGGGGCGAATGCGCCGCCAAGGGGTCCATCGTGTCTGTGCTGCCTCCCAAGCGTTTGTTTGGAAACATGGATCCTGCATTtgtggaagagagacgaagggaacTGGAGCGTTTTCTtcatctgcttcttctccgcgaagaggtctttctcctgtccccGTTCTGGAACTTCTTTGAGGCGGACCACGCCTCTGCTCTACTCGCGAGCTTCTTCATCCTCACAGCCCCGGCCCGAAGGCGCAGTGGGAGACACGACTCCACGGCTCTGGGCGTTTTGCAGGAGACGCTGTGGAGGCTCCGCGAGCTCGTCTGCGGCGCTCTGCgggacgaggcggagcgcTTGTCGCGCCTCAGGGACAtcagggaaggcgacgggggcGCAGCCGTCGAAAACGCTTCCACACGAACGCAGTCCGAGTGGCTTTATCCAGACCCCGGAGACCGAGGCTGGCCAGTTTCCGCCCTCGACTCGTCTTCGATCCGGCCTTGCCCCAACACGCACGGTGGGGTTCCCCTTTCGTCATGGCGAGAAGGCAAGGGGATGCGTTGTCATCTTGGAGAGAAtgcttcgctctctgagCCTCCGCCGACATCCTGTCAAGACTTTTCAGATTCGAGtgcggcgaggacgccgaaTACTTCTGAGCACCTCCAGGCGGACGCACGTGGAAATCGAGACACTCCAGGAGGGGCGCGAGGGCGCGTGATTCTCCCGGtagggcgaggcgaggcggaactCTGGCGTTTGTGTCACCCTCAGTTCGTCCTTCGGCTCCTCTGCATGATTGCAGATGGACCTTATCTCCCCGCCTACGTTCAGCTGCAGGTTGTCGAtctgctgtgtctccttctctctttgtctccgccctgtctccttcccctcctcgTTCAAGCGCATGCGTTCGAGCTGgtgtttcgccttctggaATACACTGCGGCGTCGGTCAACGCCGAGATCTCTCGAGACCTTTCGAGGTCGCAGAGTTTCCGCAAACAGAGTTCTCGGGCCtcgacgtcttctctcggcacACAGCGCCCTTGTGcgcaggaggaaagaggcctTACGTCATGCTCGTTTCGCCAGCGCAGAGAAGCCTCCGCTTCTGgagcgtcttcctcgtcggagagagaaagtgacAACATGcacaggcggcgagaaacagacCGCGAGTCAAGTGAAGAGCCGGCGGAGGAAGTCGCCTTCCGTCCGGCAGCAAGAAAGCCCAGATACGTGGAGAGACTCGGCAGAAGGCTTCGAAGGAGAGCCCACCGACATGCAACGCCGTCTGCTCCCTTCGTatgcgcgcgagaagagggaaatgGGCAAGGAGACGGCCAGACTGTCGACTGCGACGAGCATCTGCGGGTGCGCATCGAAGTggccgatgcatgcatgcgcctcggCGCCCGGTTGGTCGAGTTGTGTCCAGACGAGTTCTTTTTTTTTTTGAAGTCGAAAGAAGGCCTGTTGCGCCTGCGCGATCTTCTCCGGCAGAAAATGCAAAAGCGTCCGGCGCGCAACCGTTCCCACTACAGAGAAACgtccagagacagcagaagggGACACAGTGAAGAACGACGGAGACATCgagcctcgtcgctttccagTGGGCGCCGACAGCCTTCCCAGAGCTACTCGCGGGAACTGAGTGAGGCGGACGACCCGGGGCGAGTCGGCGCAGAGGGGGAAGTCgtggaaggcgaaagggctggcagaagccgaggaagcgccgagcggagaggccgacgggagagacagggagacgcagcCTTTCACGGGATGGACGGAAGCCAGGTGCACAGGCAAACAGCGTTGCCAGAGAACGACGGCACCGATGAAGCCGACACAGATGCCacaggagacgaggctgCGAACGACTCCGAGTCGAGCTCGAACGCGAGTCTCGAGAGCTATCTCtcggaagaacaagaagaccTTTCATcagcttcgcctcttctgtctgcgTTGCGTCGTCGTGCGGCTCGCCGCATGCTCCTCTGCATGTTGCCTGTGTCAGCGGTGCCTGGAGACAGGACGCTCCGGGTCGCTGCGGCGGGGCAGAGCGCGCGGCAggaagcgcggagacgccgaggccagcgacgcagctgtcgggcggcctcgccctcttcggtctcttcttgctcgaGGGACTGGGACGGCCGGTCTGACGCGGAGCGCACGGCTGCGAGTGCGCGcctgcgaggcgaggaagccaTCTGCCAAGACGGCGACACGGTGCCCCGCCGAAGTTCAAAAGAGCACGCGTCGCGTTTCGAGAGAAGACCCGTTTTTCACGGCTCgaggcctgcgtctcctcacTGGAACGtccacgcgcatgcagccgccaGCTGCGGTGTCTGGGACCCTTCGGGTTCAGCGTCGTCCCGCTGCTCCGCCTTTTCTTGctcgcgctctgtctcctcgtcgagcCGGGTTGCGCGGGaaggccttcgcctctccggcgCCATGTGCCCCGCGGGCGCCGGCGGGCGGGCCagaagcagaggcagcgaaaaCCGAGTCGAGGGCTGCACTCCAGAGGACGACAGCCTTTCTCCGATGCGACAGCGCGGTGCACTGAGACTCCCCAAGGAGGCTCTGCGCAGAGCGTTCAAGGGTCGCCTCCACTGCTTTGtggcgtttcttctctggatctctctcccgctcgtaGGAGTCGGACGC GCGCTGACGAGTCCCCAGTCGCTCGGCCTTGAGATTCTGTCTTTGCTCTACAAGTCGCGGCACGACACTTCGTCTCGGATCCTCTGTGCGCTGCTTCTGGCCTCACTTCTGCGTTCCTGCGactcctcgttcttcgcggaagacggcgggcgacgcgctcgccttcagcagcttctctccCACAGCTTGCCGCGGAAACccacgtttctctcgttcgctcCGCTAGGCCTCGCCGAGTCGCCGCAAgtcgcgtcgcctgcggcgtctccgtctcgcccaCGAGCGAGTCGCGGAGACACCCTAGACGCTGGACACGGAACGAAAAaagatgtgcatgcgcgggcgCAACAAGCTGCCGAGGCGATCGGCACACTGCCGCTCCTCCTGGTCACGCGAGCTCTCAGGCAACCCGCTGAGGCCGAG CTTCCGAGCCGTGGCGTGAGTTCCGGCCTGTTGTTCTACATCCTCAGTCGCCCCATggcgcctcgcctgcttcctctcctgtctctctcttcttcgtcgtctcgccCGGGgtcgtcgccgcttctttcgccttctgaAAAGGCAGGAAGTTgctcgtcgccggcgtctgcggtgtctccaAGCGGGGTTCAGCAGGAAGAGACCCGCGAAATTCGGGCTGCATGCGAGATGGAAATTTGCCTCTTTGTGTGCTGGCTCCTCGGGATCCTCGTCAGCCAAGGCAATCCCGTGTATGCGTGTCTgaaacgcgaagcagagagggaagacggagagaagcgggttCTGGGCGAcaccggcgcatgcagacaacCGGACCGACCCTCGCTCGTTATTTGTCGAAAACCTCGTTCCTTGTCTTCGTTTGCTTCTGCCTTCACGCCAGCGAGTTCTTCCCACATTCCCGCCTCTCAGTCTTCGACGGAAGTCGCTTACGTGCcgggcgcgtcgccttcgcgtccacgagggcgagacgcagctgtCTTGGCAagcgcgctgtctccgggagacaggcgcgctgttccgtctccctcgcggcgctcgccgGGCGATTTCCCAGAGCCGCTCCACAGGAACCCGCTCCTGCCTGAAACTcagccgcagccgcgtgTGGAGAGCGCCGAAAGCGCGGCGAGACTTGCTGGAGCTGACCGGGAGTCTCAGAAGTCTACTTCGTCTCGCGCCCCTGGAGActcgcgccgtcttcggCCCTCCTCGCAGACCTTGCCGGGACGGGGAggccttccgtttctttcttctctcttgcctgcgttcttcgcgcctgTCGCCCCGCCGGCCTCGGCGTGTTCTGGAAACCTTCCCGCGGaacttcctgtctcttcctcgtgcgcCCTCGACAGCCTCCCGCACCGCAGCTACTTCTCGCTCTTGCTCTCGTGCAGGCGCTTCAtcccgcttctcttccgcctccttcaACGGAGTCCGAGCCTCACgctgcagcgcctcgtcgccttcgtgctCCTCTGGCTGCCCGAATGGCACGCCCACGCTTTCGACGGCGAgtcggcggagacaggcgaaggcCGGCTGGTGCCGGGGGCTTCGGGGGGAGGCAGGGACGCGCGTGcagcgagcggagacggcgggagacAGTTCCCAGAGAACGCCTCAGGCGGAACGAGGGAGGGAGGGGAAATCCGGAAACGCAGAGCggcagacgagggagaaggagagcgctggggccgaaagagagagaacggagaaggccaggaagcggaggaacgGTTCGAACAGCGTCACCACACGGTGGACCAACCAGACGCAGTCCtcggagaggacgcgagtgCACCGCGCGAgtgggaaggcgacgacgagaggaaggcgaggctcCACGGTCGCCGCAcgcggtcttcttcgccagcagagagaatCGAGGAGCCGCGAGAAACATCGCAGACACTCAACGGTTCGTCGGCGTCCTTTtcgttccctgtctccgtttcttcgtcttctcagCGTGAGGCGCGCGTCGACGGGCGTCAAGAGGACAAGGCGAGGCACGCAGAGGAGAACGCAGCGAGGCGCACTTCGCCATCTGCGTTTTCGTGTCCGGAcatctctctgctgcgcggcCGGGTGACGGCGTGTCTCCTGCTGATGCAGCAAGtgcaggaggaaggcgacgcgcagacgcgccgcctcgaacgggagaaaaaggctCTTCAGTCTCTCGAGGAGCTCGTGTCTGGGCGGAGAAGTCCGCTGCGCCGGTGGGGGCCCGCGTGTGAGGGCCGCGGCGCGGCGATTCAGAGACACTTGCGAGGCCGCGGCAAGACAGAGGGCCCTagaagcgaagcgcagaCCAGAGACCGAAGCGAagacggacgagaagaagcgtctgtgcatgcgcaaagCTGCGAGAGGAGTCCGAACCTCCACATttctgccgcgcctctcgaccCGAGCTCTTCGGgagtctccttctctcgcctgcccgatgcctcgtcgccgcaggcgagagacgcgccaggcgcagaaaacgaggaaggactcagcgaagaaaagcgaggcaggcgagagggCCGAGGCAAGCGATTTGAGCggaacggcgaagaggaggtcTGGGCGCTCTTCCAGAAACTTGGGGCACTACGGAGAACTAGAACGGAgatgaagaggcagacgaggcacGCGGTGGACTTCCTCACAACGACTCGCGGCAAACTCGAGAGCTTG CACCTGTACGCGAGCTCTGTGGAGCATCTCTGCACGTCGAAGATTCTTCCGCTGTCTGGTGCGCTAGCGGCCATGGATGAAGGCCAttgccgcctctctctctcgcttgcggagaaggcgcgaaaggaggaagagacgaaacgcgccgtgcagagacagggcgagcAAGAGCTCGTAGCCCTCAAACTCCTGCAGGCATGCACGGAAAGAACGACTGCTgccaagagagaggccaTGCGAACGCGAAACGAATGGATGGAAGTCGAACAG CTCATtgcggcggcgccgcagcggcgccaGCAACTGGAGGAGCAAGTCGACTACCGCATGCAGATTTTGAATCGTCTTCGGGAGAAACATGCTGAGGAGAAACTTCGGCTtcagcagctgcgtctcgAAAATCAACGCCTAACTCAACAGAGGACGCAGGACGAGGCCGAGGTTCGACAGATCGCTGCGGCTCTCGAG GCCTACACGGATGCACTGAATCGCCGCCAGGAGTCTcgggcggcggaggcgccttctgcgccggGTCCAGCTCTGTCGTCTCACCCTCCAGCCGCTGTCTGTGGCAACGcgcaaagcgaagaagacagcaggTGGCCGCCTCTCACTCCCTttgtccgtcttcttccgcctcgcttgCAAACGCTTCCAGATCTCCTTCAtcttgtctccgtctctgaaGGCCATCAAGGCCGTACCCCTCCTTCTCCGAACGCCAGTTCGTCGGGGTGGTCGCCCTCACGCGGGGAatcgtgtctccgttttcttcgccttctggagCATCTTTTAGCGACCCGACGAGACAAGctgggagagggagaggagggggaagaggcgcggtACCACGAGGCGCTGAGTTTGGAAGAGCACGTGGAGAGTGCGGCACGCGAAATCGAATCTCATGAAAGGCAACTCGACCGGCTGAGAGCGTCGATTTCCGAACAGACGAATCACACAAGCCTCCTcaagaaggccgagacgcGGCAGGCAGACGTTCGCAG GTGTGACGCGGAAGTTTCGCGCTTGGTGGAGGAGGAGCAAGCTGCGCGTCGACGACAtgtgaaggagaaggaggcgcatgcaaaggctCGCGCTGCCCTACTCGTGGAGGCggacgcgcggcgaggcgcggcggcctcTCTGGAGGACCACGAGCGGCAGAGCGCGGCGCAGAAAGAGCAAATGaatctgtttctctgtcgcggAGAGCATGAGTTGCGGCTGCTGTTTATCCTTTTGCAGCGAATCGAAGAAAACCTCGGTCTCatgaagaaagaaagaagacgaattGAGGCTGCTCTcaaggaagaacgaagaagcagaggcagcCTCGTCGCCCAAATCCACCGAACGACATCCCAACTCAGCGGCCTCTGCGCCCACCTGGAGCGAATTGACGGAGACGAGTACGTGGCTGCCATCTAG